A region of the Campylobacter subantarcticus LMG 24377 genome:
GATATACTCCTATGCAAGGAACTCTAAATTATACAAATGTAGCTCAACCTAGCCCAAAAGAAGAGCCAAAAAAAGAACTTATAAAGCATATTCTACCTACTGGAACTATTATCAAGGCAATTTTATTAAGTGGTATGGACGCTCCAACTATGGCTCAAGCTAAAACTTCACCACTTCCTGTTTTGATGAAGGTAAGTGATTTATCTATTTTGCCTAATCGTTGGTCATATAACATTAATGAATGTTTTTTAATGGGTGAAGGATATGGTGATTTAACAAGTGAAAGAGCTTATATAAGAATAAATAATATTTCTTGTATTACAGATAAAGGTGAGCATATAGACATGCTTATGAAAGGTGTTGCTACTGGAGAAGATGGCAAACTTGGCTTAAAAGGTGAAGTTGTTACTAAGCAGGGTGCATTACTTGCAAGAACTTTAGTAGCTGGCTTTTTAGAAGGTGTTGGTGAAAGCTTTGCAAAACAAAATGAAATCGTAACACAAGGTTGGGGCGGCACTGTTACAACAAATAATACTATGAGTCCAAGTGAAAGTATTCAAGCAGGTGCTTTTCAAGGGCTATCAAAATCTGCTGAAAAATTAGCTGATTTTTATTTAAAAATGGCTGATCAAGTTACGCCTGTAATAGAAATTTCAGCTGGTAGAGAAATTGATGTAATTACTACTGCAACTACTGATTTAAAAACAATTGAACAACAATACAAAGAAGATAATAAAGGAACAAAATGAAAAAAACATTATTAGTATTAGCAAGTTTAGGTGTATTTTTAAATGCTCAAACATTAATTGAGCAACAAGAAGAAAGTTTAGTTAAAGGAATGCTTCCTTCCACTAAGATTGAAAAAGTTGAGAGAAGTCAAGTTGATGGTTTTTATAAAGCTTATCTTTCAAATGGAAATATTTTTTATTTAAATCCTTTTAAAAGAGTTATTTTTATCGGCGAGCTTTATACAACAACGGGTGTGAGTTTAACTGCAAATGATATGCAAGAGTGGAAAAGTCAGCTAGATAACAAACTATTAAAAAATACCAAAATTCAAGAGCTTACACAATATGCAAAAAAAGTAAAACATGGCAAAGGAAGTAATAGATATGAGTTTGTTATCTTTACTGATCCTGAGTGTCCGTTTTGCTTAAGAACTGAAGAATTTTTTGAAAAAGAAAATGTTGATTTGTATGTTAATTTTTATCCTCTTAGTTTTCACCCTAATGCAAAAAAATGGAGTGAGCAAATATTATCCTCCAAAGATATAAAAACAGCTATGAAAGAGCTTAGAGAAAATAAAAAAGATTTAGATGTTAGTGTTTCTACTGAAGCAAAAAATACTTTAGAAAACATGATGAAGTTGGGCGAAAAATTAAATATTCAAGGAACTCCTAAATTGTTTGTAATTGATAAGAAAGAAAACAAAATCGTTGAATCTATTGATGGTGCAAATATTAAAAAATTTCAAGATTATCTAGCAAAGGATAAGAATGAAAAATAAGATAGTTTTTTCAACCTTAGCTTGCGCTTTTTTATTTAATGCTTGTGCAATGTTGCCTTATAAAAATGATTTTTCTTGTGAAAAAGGTAAAAATAATGGAACTTGCGATTCTGTGAGTAATGTTTATGAGCTTAGTCATGATAAAGAAGAACTAAGAAAAAGAACTATCAAAGATGAAGATGGAAATCCTATAGCAGAAAAACAAGAAAACAAGCAGATAAAAAAACAAGATGATAATAAAGATAGCTTTTATGATGATGAATTTAAAAACATGAAAGATATTATAGAAGCGGTTGAAATTAGAAATATTCAAAACAATACTCCAACTATCTTTAGATATACAGTTGTTATGGTAGATAATGATTCATCAAAAGATAAAACGACACAATCAAAATCATCAAGCAGTATTTCACATTCAGCACAATCAACTGATAAAACAATATCATCTGCTAAAGCAATTAGCAAAGTCAAAAAAGATATTTCTAATAATCAAGACGCAAGCAAAGCTAATCAAGGCAGTAATCAGACTTTGAGTGAAGATAAAACAAGCGAATGCTTTTCTTCTTCAAAATCTGAAAAAACAATACTTAATAAAGAAATTAAAGTGTGTGTTTATAGTGCGAATATAAGAGAAAAACCTTCTTGCAAAGCTAAAGTGTTGAGCATAGCTAAAGAAGGTGATGGTTTTTTTGCATTATATGAGCAAGATGGTTGGATAGCTTTAAGCAATGGTAGTTTTATTCATAAAAGCATTGTGGAGGTGCAAAGTGAAAAATAAGATAATTGCTAGCTTGTTATGTTTTGGATTTTTAAATTATTCTTACGCAGTAGAAAAAGAAGATTATGAATTGTTGCAAACTGCCATAATTAAACTTTTAAAAGAAAATGAACAAATCAAGCAAAGACTTGCCAAACTTGAGGAAGGAAAATTACCTACACAAAATATCAATGACAAAAGTAAAAATAATAGTGAGAGCGATTTATTTTTAGATCAAGTAAAACTTGATTTTTTAGATGGCAAGAAAATTATTAGAGCTAAAACTATTAAGAATGCAAAAATCAAAAATAAGCCTTATGAAAATTCAAAAACAATACAAAGTATTCAAACAAATAACAAAATATACATAAAAGGATTAGTGCAAACTGCTGATGGTAAAAATTGGTACAAGATAGAAGATGGCATGTTTATAGATTCATCTTTTGTTGGATATTTCAAGTAAGAAGGAAAATAATGAAAAAAATATTAAGTATTAGTGTATGTTGTTTAGGCATTCTTTTTTTAAATGCTTGTGCGGTTAAAAAATCTAATCAAGAATTAAATACAAGTGAGTTAAAAACCCTTATCAAAGAACCTTTAAAACAACCACACAAAAACCAACTCATCAAAGAACTCTTAGTTAATTCACCTTCTTATGCGCAAAAAAATCAACAAGAAGCGCTAAAAGAAAATATCACTCCATTACCAAATAATATGCCTTTATACAGACAACCTTTATTTGCACAAATGGTTGTTTTTCCTTATGTAGGTGATAATGGTATATATCATGGATATAGTGAAAGTTGGGTAAAAATTAAAGAAGGCGAGTTTGTATTATCTGATCCAAAAAAAGATAAAAAAAGTGAAAAAATATTTGATTTTAATGAAGTTAGTAATCAAGGAATATAATGAGTTTTATAGATAATTTATTTGGCATTTCTCAATCTAAAGAAGATATTTCTTCTTTACAAAAAGAAATTTGGGATAGTACTTTAAAAAGATATAAATTTTCAGACTTTTTGCCATATTGTGTGTATAAAGAAGATGAGGGAATTTATTATAATAATGACAATAGCTACGGTTGTGTATTTTTATGCTCCCCACGCATTAGAATGGGCAAAAGTACAGCTGATTCTATAGAAGAAATTTTAAATAAACTTCCTGATGATTTATTTATTCAATTTTCTTTATTTGGTAGTAAAAATATTTACCGTGTAGTTGAAACTTGGAAGAGAGAGCATTTAAAAAGAGCTGATAAAGAAAACAATGAGCTTTTAAAAAAAGCAGTTGAGAGTATGAGTCGTTTTTATTTTTCCAAAACAAAACAAGGTGTTTCTCACTCAATGCAAACAAGAATTAAAAATTTTGTTTTGATTATTTCTATTAGATCAGAATCTAAAGATACTATTTTACATACTCGTGATTTTTTACGCAATGTTCTTTCTACTGGAGGTTTTTATCCACAAGAGGGAAATCCTTATTTATTAAAACCTATTTTGTATGAGATTTTTAATGGAAATCATGATATTAACCATATTCCAAAATACGATGATAGTTTATATATCAATAGACAAATTATTGCACCTGATAGCGAAATTTTAGTACATGATACACATATTGAATTAGATAAAAGAAGTTTTGTTACTCTTGTTCCACAAACTTTTCCAAAAGAAGCTTCTATTTTTGATTTTGGGGAAAAATTAGGGGATTATTTATCAAATGCTTTAGATGTTAATCAGTTTAAAGATAGCTTTTTAATCACTACTTCAATTTGTAAATTACCAAAATCTAAGGCTAATAAGGTGTCTCAAATACACTCTTTTATACTTACTCAAAATTGGAGTGAAGCTTTATTTAGGAATTTCGCAGCCGCTAGAAAAGAAAGCGTTGGGATACTAGATAGAATTAATCAAAACAAAGAACTTTTGTATGCTATTGATATGAATGTTGTTATTGGTGGTGATAATTATGAAGAAGCTTCTAAAAATGCACATACTATTATGAGTTATTGGAATAAGGGTGGTGATAATAAAGCTCTTAATTTAATTGAAGCTATGGGTATTCATCAACTTAATTTAATTGCTTCTTTACCTATGGGTATTAACAAAGAATATGTATTTGATGTAACTGCTAAGTTTAGAACAATGTTTGCTGATCAAGCTTCTCAGTTTGTGCCTTTAGAAGCAGATTATGCTGGCACTAATGCTAATTTGTTACTTTTTTCAAGAAGAGGACAAATATGTGGGCTTGATTTATTTGTTTCTAGCTCAAATTTTAATGGATTTTTAGTTGCAACTTCAGGTGCTGGTAAATCTGTATTTTTAAACATGGTAGCCTTTAATACCTTTGCAAGAGGGGATAGGGTTTTTATAGTTGATCAAGACAATTCTTTTGTGAATTTGTGTAATACTATAGGAGGACAATATGTATCCTTAGATCCACAAACTCCTATTAGCTTTAACCCTTTTAGCGAGATTAAAAGTTTTAAAGATTTACATGAAGATTTGGAATATTTAAGTGTTTTTATTTATATGCTTGGTAGTTCTAAAAATCAAAACGAAGCAGATAAGCATGAAAAACTTATAAAATCAGAATTGCAAGAAATTCTAAAAGAGCTTTATAAAAAAAAGAAAAATAAATTTGATATTAGTGATATTCAAAAAATCATGCAAGAAAAAGATGATCCTAGATTTAAAGACTTTGCTTATCATTTGCGTCCATTTTGTAAAGGCGGTATTTATGAGAAATTCTTAGCTGGAGATAATGAGTTTAATATAAGTAAAGAGTTTATAGTAATTGAATTTAAAGGTGTTGATAATGATCCTGATTTAAGAGATCCTTTGGTTATGCTTTTAATTTATCATATCAATCAATTAATGTATATGAGTCCTGATAGAGAGGCAAAAATCCAAATTATTATAGATGAGGCTCATAAGTTTTTAGGCAAAAATCCAAAGATGGACGATTTTATCGAACAACTATATAGAAGAGCAAGAAAATATGATGGTTCTGCTATTATTGCTACGCAAGGTTTTGATGATATTTATAGTGTAAAAAATGGAGGCGGTTTAAGTAGGGCAGGTAGTGTTATTATTAACAACTCTGCATATAAAATTTTTATGAAGCAAACAGATGTTTCAAGCAATCTTTTAATTCAATCAAATATTTTTAGTTTCTCTAAAATAGATGAGCAAATTTTAAAATCCATTGGAACTGTAAAAGGTGAATATTCAGAATTATTTTTAATTACCCCTGATGAGGTTATGTTTCCTTATCGCTTAGCTATGGACAAATACTTTTATTATCTTACCACTACAGACGCAAATGACAAGGCAAAAATTAAAGAGCTTATGCAAAAAGAAGGACTTAGTTTTGCTCAAGCTGTTGAAACTTTGGTGCTTAGGGAAAGCCATGAATAAAATATCAAATAGAGCAATTAGAATTTTTATTTTAGGTGTTATTTTCTTTTTAATCGGAAGTTTTTGCATAAAATATCTAGGAAAAGATTATGGTTTTGGAATTGTAAAAAGCAAAAGCATTTCTGAATATATAGTAATTTATAAAAGAGATATTTCTAAAGAGAAATCTTTTAAAGACAAGATTGTTTATTTTGTCTTTCCAAAAGATACTCCATATTATAAGAAAAATGAAAAATTTGCAAAATATGTGAGATGTGAAGAAGGTGATGTGCTTACTACTTCTTTTTTAAACTATTATTGCAATGGAAAATTTTTAGGTTCTGCTTTAACTACTGATTCTAAGAATAATAAGGTTGAAAATTTTGTTTTTAACGGAGTTATTCCTGAAAATAAATATTTTGTTTTAGGAACACACCCTAGAAGCTATGATAGTAGATACTGGGGTTTTATTGATAAAGAATTGATTAAAGGTGTAGCTATATGGAAAATATAAAAAAACTCAGTTTATCTTTTATAGCGAGTGTGTGTATAGCCTCATCTGCTCACTCTAGTATGTCAAGTTTTGTGCAAAATAACTTAGGAACTACTATTACAAGTGAGAATGCAGGTTATTATAAATCTCAAGTGTCTGGATTTATTAGCGGTGGAAGTGCTAGAGTAAGATGGGGAGGTGGTGAAACTATTCAGCCATTTAGCGTACAAGCTCCTAGTTTTAATGTTGGTTGTAGTGGTATTGATATGGTTTTTGGTGGCTTTTCTTACTTAAATTTTGAACATTTAGTTGAGAAATTAAAGAAGATTGCAGCCGCCGCACCTGCTTTTGCTTTTAAAATAGCGCTTTCTACGCTTTGTAAAGATTGTGATACGATTATGAGCGAACTTGAAAAAATCGCTAATGCTATTAATAGCATGAACTTTGATACTTGTCAGATGACTAATAATTGGACTAATAATATAGCTGGTATGCTAAATCTTGATTTACAAGGCGGACAAAGCGATAGTTGGCTTACAGGATTTAAAAATGTTTCTGAAGGAACTCAAGCTACAGTAGATCGTTTTGTAAATTGGGTTAATGGAACAAATCCTTCAAGCAAAGAAAAACCTGCTAAACAGTTGCTATCGCAAGGTTCTTTACTCAAGAAAGCTTTAGAAAATGGAAAAGACGCTTTCTTTAAAAAAGCATTTGGCGAGCAAGAATATGAAGATATAGGAAGAGGATTATTAGGTGATATTGTATCTTACACTACAACAGAAACCTCCCCAACTGGTGAAGCTAATAAAGAAACTAAAGTATTGATTATACGCCCTACAATCGGCGCAGAGCGTTTTATAGATCTTGTTTGGAATAGCAATAATCAAGATATTAAGAGCAAACAAATAGATTATACAGCTTATACTATTTCTGAAGAGGCTAATGGTTTATATAAAGAACCTGTTGGAAAAAAAGCCGTTTTAAAAATGGACAAAAGTATGAGAGATATACTAATTGAAAGCTTTAGAACTATTGTTACTAAAATTTCAGCTCAAACTGCCTTAGATGATGAGGATATGAGTTTTATTTCTTCTGCGCCTTTACCTGTTGTGGATATTTTAAATATTGAAGCAATAGGAATGACTTTTGGTGATGAAATATATGAATTTGTTGCCCTTTTAATGTTTGACGCTTTTATTCAAGAACTTTTTAGAGAATACACTGATATGCTTTTTATTATCCAAAACGAAGATAAGAAATTTGCTTTAGATCATCAAGAAGATATTAGAGAAATGAATACTCAGGTTCGCTCAATTAGAGCTGAAATTAATAAGCTAATGGACAAAATTCAACTTAAAGATTCTACTAAAAATAAAAAACTAGATGAAGTTAGAAAGCTACTTAGAGAATACTTTAAGTTAAGTGATTCGTATAATGCGAAATAATGGAGTGCTTTATGAATAAAATACATAAAATTTTATTAATTTCTTTAATAGCAAGCTCATCGCTTGCTGTTGATTCTTACAATGAAGGATATTCTTTAGGTGGTTCTTTAAAGGGATATTTTACAAATAATAAAGACTCTGCTATCAATGCTCCTTTAACAAGTGGAGCTGAAATGTCTAGTGTTGATGGTTCTAATAAAGGGAATGCTAGTTTAGTATGTGAAGAAGGTAAAAATGCAAAGTATCTTTCTTTTTCTTATACTGGTAGTAGTGATATAAATATTAAAGTAGAAATGGACAAAGATTTAGATGGAAGGATAGATCATAATTGGGATTTTATAGGCGTTAGTGGAATTTGTGCTAATGGAGTGGTTAAGTGTAATTCAAATACTTGGAATAATTGTACATATCATCAATATATTTTAAAAGGAAATACGCTTTCTTTAAAACAAGTTAGAAAAGAAGAAGTTTCGGGTTGTTATTGTATCAATAATACTTGCGGAAGCAGATCTATTAATGATAGGGCTAATATTTTAAATGATATTGGAGCTAGTATTTCATCAATTTTAACAACTCAAGATCAAAAAGTTATTACAAAAACATTTTCTTCAAGTGGTTCTTTGGATTATTACGCTCAAGATTACTCATCTTGCAATACAGCTTATGCAAACCCTCCTAGTGTAAGCCCGTCTAGTGATTTAGGTTCTATGGCTCAAGAAGAAATTTTAAAAGAAAGCGATAATGAGTATGGAGTGCATAATATATTTAGTGGTGGGACTGATAATACTCATAAACTAGATAAGGATTTTAAAAATGAATTAACAAATAATGCTGAAGGTATTAAAGCTACTGCTAAAGTTGATAAAAATTTTAACTATTCATATACTGACACTATTAACTCTCAAAGCGTTAATGATTCTTTACAATTAAAAGATATAGAAAAGGCAAGATATTGTGAAGTTATGTATGAAAAAATAGATACTTCTGCGTTTGATGATGGATCTCATAGGGGTAATTCAACAAATAATACAATTATGTATCAAATGGAGATTAGGGAATGCACAGACAATTGGAGTAAATGTCCTGTTTATGCTGGCGAAAAAATAAAGCATGAATGTGGAAAGATTAATGATATGGGTGAAGCTTTGGCTGGTTTAGAAGCTGTAAATGAAGCAAGTAAGGATATGGTATGTTCAAAATAATAACTACCCCAAAGGAGGTAAGTCTTCCAAAAAAAGCTTGATTCCTTTTAAGAACCGAGCTTTTATCACACCTAAAAGGTTCTGTAAAACCTTTATTGTCCATTTACCACATGGATAGATTTATTATAGCACAAAATCATCAAAAGGAATAATAATGAAAACATTTAACTGTAATTTTGAAATTATTGAAAGTCAAAGAAGGCAACCAAATTTCTTATTTAATGAAAAAGATTTAAATGATATTGATTTAAGTAAAAATACATGTATATTTAGTACAAGTGGTGCAGGTTATAGTTATATCATAGACTTTTTATATCAATATATAAGAGCTAAAAACAAAAATACTAAAATCGTTATTACCTCAAATCTTTCTTCTTTTATTTTAGATTATTGGATTAGAAAAGACGAAAATGTTGAATATTGTGATTTTGAATATGAAAAATTACTTGCATCGTATAAATCTAAAGCTATTGTAATTTCTATTTTCTTAAATATTAAAGAATTCTTGAACTATAAAAAATACGAAT
Encoded here:
- a CDS encoding conjugative transfer system protein TraB, with protein sequence MIKSFLKYFGNDNKDKNNIEKVQKNNKLIVGIVLLTIFLAFLFLTDDSKKEQRNIGSFDLVENDTTAKTRWVGEAVDDLSLAKKRVDNLDNRNQKLEQQLQELRKQINDLKRDQADNNYKNAEQMKAYIESVKNQQEEKKEQTDNLYNNFPQPNFEQNNTYGLSHLGIIPQIEQVEQIRYTPMQGTLNYTNVAQPSPKEEPKKELIKHILPTGTIIKAILLSGMDAPTMAQAKTSPLPVLMKVSDLSILPNRWSYNINECFLMGEGYGDLTSERAYIRINNISCITDKGEHIDMLMKGVATGEDGKLGLKGEVVTKQGALLARTLVAGFLEGVGESFAKQNEIVTQGWGGTVTTNNTMSPSESIQAGAFQGLSKSAEKLADFYLKMADQVTPVIEISAGREIDVITTATTDLKTIEQQYKEDNKGTK
- a CDS encoding DsbC family protein; this translates as MKKTLLVLASLGVFLNAQTLIEQQEESLVKGMLPSTKIEKVERSQVDGFYKAYLSNGNIFYLNPFKRVIFIGELYTTTGVSLTANDMQEWKSQLDNKLLKNTKIQELTQYAKKVKHGKGSNRYEFVIFTDPECPFCLRTEEFFEKENVDLYVNFYPLSFHPNAKKWSEQILSSKDIKTAMKELRENKKDLDVSVSTEAKNTLENMMKLGEKLNIQGTPKLFVIDKKENKIVESIDGANIKKFQDYLAKDKNEK
- a CDS encoding TraV family lipoprotein is translated as MKNKIVFSTLACAFLFNACAMLPYKNDFSCEKGKNNGTCDSVSNVYELSHDKEELRKRTIKDEDGNPIAEKQENKQIKKQDDNKDSFYDDEFKNMKDIIEAVEIRNIQNNTPTIFRYTVVMVDNDSSKDKTTQSKSSSSISHSAQSTDKTISSAKAISKVKKDISNNQDASKANQGSNQTLSEDKTSECFSSSKSEKTILNKEIKVCVYSANIREKPSCKAKVLSIAKEGDGFFALYEQDGWIALSNGSFIHKSIVEVQSEK
- a CDS encoding conjugative transfer system lipoprotein TraV; the protein is MKKILSISVCCLGILFLNACAVKKSNQELNTSELKTLIKEPLKQPHKNQLIKELLVNSPSYAQKNQQEALKENITPLPNNMPLYRQPLFAQMVVFPYVGDNGIYHGYSESWVKIKEGEFVLSDPKKDKKSEKIFDFNEVSNQGI
- a CDS encoding conjugative transfer system ATP-binding protein TraC, whose translation is MSFIDNLFGISQSKEDISSLQKEIWDSTLKRYKFSDFLPYCVYKEDEGIYYNNDNSYGCVFLCSPRIRMGKSTADSIEEILNKLPDDLFIQFSLFGSKNIYRVVETWKREHLKRADKENNELLKKAVESMSRFYFSKTKQGVSHSMQTRIKNFVLIISIRSESKDTILHTRDFLRNVLSTGGFYPQEGNPYLLKPILYEIFNGNHDINHIPKYDDSLYINRQIIAPDSEILVHDTHIELDKRSFVTLVPQTFPKEASIFDFGEKLGDYLSNALDVNQFKDSFLITTSICKLPKSKANKVSQIHSFILTQNWSEALFRNFAAARKESVGILDRINQNKELLYAIDMNVVIGGDNYEEASKNAHTIMSYWNKGGDNKALNLIEAMGIHQLNLIASLPMGINKEYVFDVTAKFRTMFADQASQFVPLEADYAGTNANLLLFSRRGQICGLDLFVSSSNFNGFLVATSGAGKSVFLNMVAFNTFARGDRVFIVDQDNSFVNLCNTIGGQYVSLDPQTPISFNPFSEIKSFKDLHEDLEYLSVFIYMLGSSKNQNEADKHEKLIKSELQEILKELYKKKKNKFDISDIQKIMQEKDDPRFKDFAYHLRPFCKGGIYEKFLAGDNEFNISKEFIVIEFKGVDNDPDLRDPLVMLLIYHINQLMYMSPDREAKIQIIIDEAHKFLGKNPKMDDFIEQLYRRARKYDGSAIIATQGFDDIYSVKNGGGLSRAGSVIINNSAYKIFMKQTDVSSNLLIQSNIFSFSKIDEQILKSIGTVKGEYSELFLITPDEVMFPYRLAMDKYFYYLTTTDANDKAKIKELMQKEGLSFAQAVETLVLRESHE
- a CDS encoding S26 family signal peptidase — encoded protein: MNKISNRAIRIFILGVIFFLIGSFCIKYLGKDYGFGIVKSKSISEYIVIYKRDISKEKSFKDKIVYFVFPKDTPYYKKNEKFAKYVRCEEGDVLTTSFLNYYCNGKFLGSALTTDSKNNKVENFVFNGVIPENKYFVLGTHPRSYDSRYWGFIDKELIKGVAIWKI
- a CDS encoding conjugative transfer pilus assembly protein TraH, translating into MENIKKLSLSFIASVCIASSAHSSMSSFVQNNLGTTITSENAGYYKSQVSGFISGGSARVRWGGGETIQPFSVQAPSFNVGCSGIDMVFGGFSYLNFEHLVEKLKKIAAAAPAFAFKIALSTLCKDCDTIMSELEKIANAINSMNFDTCQMTNNWTNNIAGMLNLDLQGGQSDSWLTGFKNVSEGTQATVDRFVNWVNGTNPSSKEKPAKQLLSQGSLLKKALENGKDAFFKKAFGEQEYEDIGRGLLGDIVSYTTTETSPTGEANKETKVLIIRPTIGAERFIDLVWNSNNQDIKSKQIDYTAYTISEEANGLYKEPVGKKAVLKMDKSMRDILIESFRTIVTKISAQTALDDEDMSFISSAPLPVVDILNIEAIGMTFGDEIYEFVALLMFDAFIQELFREYTDMLFIIQNEDKKFALDHQEDIREMNTQVRSIRAEINKLMDKIQLKDSTKNKKLDEVRKLLREYFKLSDSYNAK